One genomic window of Nakamurella panacisegetis includes the following:
- a CDS encoding glycosyltransferase family 4 protein — protein sequence MDDRQTTVGGGVLTLVTEQALARIPGGTGRYTREVGQALGARIPFGWRVRGVTAWHRDIASARIPGVAGPRRLLLDPRVLARLWERGLGPRLGGTVVHALTPLAPARLRHRQALVMTVHDAVPYTHPETLTPRGAAWHRLMIERGARLASALVVPTAAVAADLESVGIRARIEVIGEGTARALNGPISATEIERMRTAFRLPGRYVLAVGTLEPRKGLDVLLDALTAGDAAAVHLAVVGQPGWGGADLATAAEKRGIADRVHVLGRIPDAELAAVLAGAEVSVVPSRSEGFGLPLLEAMSRGIPVVHTDAPALLEVAGGAGLVVPVGNAAALGAAITSVLADPDLAARLSEAGRVRAAAYSWDAVADRLWDLYQDVAAAPA from the coding sequence GTGGACGACCGGCAAACGACCGTCGGAGGTGGGGTGCTGACCCTCGTCACGGAGCAGGCACTGGCGCGGATCCCCGGCGGGACCGGGCGGTACACCCGCGAGGTGGGCCAGGCCCTCGGGGCCCGGATCCCCTTCGGATGGCGCGTCCGGGGGGTGACGGCCTGGCACCGCGACATCGCGTCGGCTCGGATTCCCGGCGTCGCGGGCCCCCGACGTCTGCTGCTGGACCCCCGCGTTCTCGCCCGATTGTGGGAACGCGGCCTGGGCCCCAGGCTCGGCGGAACGGTCGTACACGCCCTGACGCCATTGGCGCCGGCCCGGTTGCGGCACCGGCAGGCACTGGTGATGACGGTGCACGACGCCGTGCCCTACACCCACCCGGAGACACTCACACCGCGGGGCGCGGCATGGCACCGGTTGATGATCGAGCGTGGCGCGCGGCTGGCGTCAGCACTGGTGGTACCGACAGCGGCGGTGGCCGCGGACCTCGAATCGGTGGGGATCCGGGCCCGGATCGAGGTGATCGGGGAGGGGACTGCGCGGGCACTGAACGGGCCGATATCGGCGACCGAGATCGAGCGGATGCGGACGGCATTCCGGTTGCCGGGCCGGTACGTGCTGGCCGTAGGCACCCTGGAGCCCAGGAAAGGACTGGACGTGCTGCTGGACGCGCTCACCGCCGGTGACGCCGCAGCGGTTCATCTGGCGGTGGTCGGGCAGCCCGGCTGGGGCGGTGCCGACCTGGCAACGGCCGCCGAGAAGCGGGGGATCGCCGATCGGGTGCACGTACTGGGCCGGATACCCGACGCGGAGCTCGCCGCCGTGTTGGCCGGGGCGGAGGTCTCGGTGGTGCCCAGCCGGTCGGAAGGTTTCGGCCTGCCTCTGCTGGAGGCGATGAGCCGCGGCATCCCGGTCGTCCACACCGACGCCCCGGCCTTGCTGGAGGTGGCCGGCGGCGCGGGCCTGGTGGTGCCGGTCGGCAATGCGGCCGCCCTCGGCGCCGCCATCACCTCGGTGCTGGCCGATCCGGATCTGGCCGCCCGCCTGTCCGAGGCCGGACGGGTCAGGGCGGCGGCATATTCCTGGGACGCCGTGGCCGACCGCCTGTGGGACCTGTATCAGGACGTTGCCGCGGCGCCGGCCTGA
- a CDS encoding ABC transporter ATP-binding protein has translation MSTSVVKVTGASKRFVIRKDKSLKERLVNLGRSNQHKDDFWALRDVDLDITSGSTVGLIGPNGSGKSTLLKLIGGILQPTTGTVEHRGRLAALLELGAGFHPDLTGRENVFLNASILGLSQKQTEKFFDPIVDFSGIEQFIDTQVKFYSSGMYVRLAFAVAVHVDPDVLLVDEVLAVGDEPFQRKCMDRIREFQKDGRTIILVTHALDQVAELCDRAIVLEKGVVQVDGDPLQALRHLRADFELTRQDEIERQRSVAVAAAAAQAVDSSAAADMTPGPDGDLPVPVISSGATAGARMLSVTLTDPDGNALVSIGPGEALDVTVTAEVDGVIDDAVIGIGIDSALGQVVFGTNTKLMNIELPPLSGSSTFTFRLPELWLGEGQYFVHTAIARDGGVELHRLVNAASLAVYARGDCIGFVNARTELIVAESDLVRPAASAP, from the coding sequence ATGAGCACATCGGTCGTCAAGGTCACCGGCGCCTCCAAACGCTTCGTCATCCGCAAGGACAAGTCCCTCAAGGAGCGGCTGGTCAACCTGGGCCGGTCCAATCAGCACAAGGACGACTTCTGGGCGCTGCGCGACGTCGACCTGGACATCACCAGCGGTTCGACGGTTGGACTGATCGGGCCCAACGGGTCCGGCAAGTCGACGCTGCTCAAGCTGATCGGCGGCATTCTGCAGCCGACCACCGGCACGGTCGAACATCGTGGCCGGCTGGCCGCCCTGCTCGAACTCGGCGCCGGTTTCCATCCGGACCTCACCGGCCGGGAGAACGTCTTCCTGAACGCCTCGATCCTCGGGTTGTCCCAGAAGCAGACCGAGAAGTTCTTCGACCCGATCGTCGATTTCTCCGGTATCGAGCAGTTCATCGACACCCAGGTGAAGTTCTACTCGTCGGGCATGTACGTCCGGCTGGCATTCGCGGTCGCCGTCCACGTCGACCCCGATGTGCTCCTGGTCGACGAGGTCCTGGCGGTCGGTGACGAACCGTTCCAGCGCAAGTGCATGGACCGCATCCGGGAATTCCAGAAGGACGGCCGCACGATCATCCTGGTCACGCACGCCCTCGACCAGGTGGCCGAGTTGTGCGATCGGGCGATCGTGCTGGAGAAGGGTGTCGTCCAGGTCGACGGCGATCCGCTCCAGGCACTGCGTCACCTGCGGGCCGACTTCGAGTTGACGCGGCAGGACGAGATCGAGCGACAGCGCTCGGTGGCGGTTGCGGCCGCGGCCGCTCAGGCGGTGGACAGCTCGGCCGCGGCCGACATGACCCCCGGCCCGGATGGGGATCTCCCGGTGCCCGTGATCTCCAGCGGTGCGACGGCAGGGGCCCGGATGCTGTCGGTCACGCTGACCGATCCGGACGGCAATGCCCTGGTCTCCATCGGCCCCGGCGAGGCGCTGGACGTCACGGTGACCGCCGAGGTCGACGGGGTCATCGACGACGCCGTGATCGGCATCGGAATCGACTCCGCGCTCGGCCAGGTTGTCTTCGGTACCAACACCAAGCTGATGAACATCGAGCTTCCGCCGCTGAGCGGGTCGTCGACGTTCACCTTCCGGCTTCCGGAACTCTGGCTCGGCGAGGGTCAGTACTTCGTCCACACCGCCATCGCCCGCGACGGCGGGGTCGAACTGCATCGGCTGGTCAACGCAGCGTCCCTCGCGGTCTACGCCCGCGGCGACTGCATCGGCTTCGTGAACGCCCGCACCGAGTTGATCGTCGCTGAGTCGGACCTCGTGCGCCCGGCGGCGTCAGCCCCCTGA
- a CDS encoding ABC transporter permease, with protein sequence MSDAGITRAARLAQLPLVPSGPKSGFVRGTLGSVKGVWEYRELLGLLVRRELKSRYKDSALGFLWSLVRPLMTMIVYVVAIGLFLGASYNSITKTGTVDFPVYIFAGLTVWNLFSEIVGVGTGAIINNGGLVKKIYLPREVFPLSVIGSALFNFLIQIVILYIATWFTRFHPTPQTLIWALAGTLLVLVWATALAFLLSAVNVYLRDVAYLVEIVLLFGFWLSPVVYQLSAVQEHLTNGLVNGIYMANPVTLAVLAFHRAFWVDGFQTPVTDLPLRMGLNFAAGLIALWLCQRVFARLQSNFAQEI encoded by the coding sequence ATGAGCGACGCAGGTATCACCCGCGCGGCAAGGCTGGCCCAGCTGCCGTTGGTTCCGTCCGGCCCGAAGAGCGGCTTCGTCCGCGGCACCCTCGGTTCGGTCAAGGGGGTCTGGGAGTACCGGGAACTCCTCGGACTGCTGGTCCGCCGGGAACTCAAGAGCCGGTACAAGGACAGCGCTCTCGGCTTCCTCTGGAGCCTCGTCCGTCCGTTGATGACGATGATCGTCTACGTGGTGGCCATCGGCCTCTTCCTCGGCGCCTCGTACAACTCGATCACCAAGACCGGCACCGTCGATTTCCCGGTCTACATTTTCGCCGGTCTGACCGTCTGGAATCTCTTCTCCGAGATCGTCGGGGTCGGCACCGGGGCCATCATCAACAACGGCGGGCTGGTCAAGAAGATCTACCTTCCCCGTGAAGTGTTTCCGCTGTCGGTCATCGGATCGGCCCTGTTCAACTTCCTGATCCAGATCGTGATCCTGTACATCGCCACCTGGTTCACCCGGTTTCATCCGACACCCCAGACCCTGATCTGGGCCTTGGCCGGAACGTTGCTCGTGCTGGTCTGGGCCACCGCGCTGGCCTTCCTGCTCTCCGCGGTGAACGTCTACCTGCGTGACGTGGCCTACCTGGTGGAGATCGTGTTGCTGTTCGGGTTCTGGCTGTCCCCCGTGGTCTACCAACTGTCGGCCGTCCAGGAACACCTGACGAACGGTCTGGTCAACGGCATCTACATGGCCAACCCGGTGACGCTGGCGGTGCTGGCCTTCCACCGTGCGTTCTGGGTCGACGGCTTCCAGACCCCGGTCACCGACCTGCCCCTGCGAATGGGGTTGAACTTCGCGGCCGGGCTGATCGCGTTGTGGCTGTGTCAGCGGGTCTTCGCCCGCCTCCAGAGCAACTTCGCGCAGGAGATCTGA
- a CDS encoding glycosyltransferase family 4 protein codes for MTLANMAENLRTTVRRIRPVDSSVQGLARSIDHHGSRRRNGLRQRIAELIAALNGDRTPVGRQWQPSTPTQSTPELLDRLVATLAEVTPAKAWLLLAVLEGELPSSAKVRSAVRAAALDGATAAVRLALWNGPLPRYLDAGPWHPVQVVTDRVLVDVHHTAQTDFATGIQRVTREATRRWLAAHDATLIGWRPGMTSMRQLTPKEVHRACWGGPAVTVPDDGPVLVPWHCTYILPELAAEVTRTGYLLSMAEHSGNPMNIIGYDLVPVTTSETSHEGLIPGFAGNLAAARYARNVVPISVGAAGEYLGWRDMLAGTGLSGPRIEPVVLPAAAHPVSAEAIDKARARLQVGGLPLVMVVGSHEPRKNHVAVLHAAELLWREGQRFCLTFIGGNSWNSDDFTNGLAGLQAAGRPIEAISAADDDLLFGGLRVARFTVFPSINEGFGLPVAESLVCGTPVITSNFGSMKEIADAGGGALLVDPRDDSSIVDAMRRLLTDDALLAELTRQAENRPVRTWDDYATETWAALMHEDAPVRRSNGNTTI; via the coding sequence ATGACCCTCGCCAACATGGCCGAGAACCTGCGCACCACGGTCCGCCGGATCCGTCCCGTCGACTCCAGTGTCCAGGGCCTCGCCCGGTCCATCGACCACCACGGGAGCCGACGCAGGAACGGTCTGCGCCAACGGATCGCCGAGCTGATCGCGGCCCTGAACGGGGACCGCACACCAGTCGGGCGGCAATGGCAACCGTCGACCCCGACCCAGAGCACGCCGGAGTTGCTCGACCGCCTGGTGGCGACGCTGGCCGAAGTGACGCCGGCCAAGGCGTGGCTGCTGCTGGCCGTCCTGGAAGGTGAGCTTCCGTCTTCGGCGAAGGTGCGAAGTGCCGTACGCGCGGCCGCTCTGGACGGAGCGACGGCCGCCGTTCGCCTCGCGCTGTGGAACGGCCCGCTCCCCCGTTATCTGGACGCGGGACCATGGCATCCGGTCCAGGTCGTCACCGATCGTGTCCTGGTCGACGTCCACCACACCGCCCAGACCGACTTCGCCACCGGCATCCAGCGCGTCACTCGTGAGGCCACCCGTCGCTGGCTGGCCGCGCACGACGCGACCCTGATCGGCTGGCGGCCGGGGATGACCTCGATGCGTCAGCTGACCCCGAAGGAGGTGCACCGCGCCTGCTGGGGCGGTCCCGCGGTGACGGTTCCGGACGACGGGCCGGTCCTCGTGCCGTGGCACTGCACCTACATCCTTCCGGAACTGGCGGCCGAGGTGACCCGGACCGGGTACCTGCTGTCCATGGCCGAGCACTCGGGCAACCCGATGAACATCATCGGCTACGACCTGGTGCCGGTGACCACGTCGGAGACGTCCCACGAAGGGCTGATCCCGGGCTTTGCCGGAAATCTGGCCGCGGCCCGCTATGCCCGCAACGTCGTGCCGATCTCGGTCGGGGCCGCCGGGGAGTACCTGGGTTGGCGCGACATGTTGGCCGGCACAGGATTGTCCGGACCACGGATCGAACCCGTGGTCCTGCCGGCCGCCGCCCACCCGGTCAGTGCGGAAGCCATCGACAAGGCCCGGGCCCGCCTGCAGGTCGGCGGACTCCCGCTGGTGATGGTGGTCGGCAGTCACGAACCGCGGAAGAACCATGTGGCGGTGCTGCACGCCGCCGAGCTGCTGTGGCGGGAAGGTCAGCGGTTCTGCTTGACGTTCATCGGCGGCAATTCCTGGAACAGCGACGATTTCACCAACGGCCTCGCCGGCCTGCAGGCGGCCGGTCGCCCGATCGAAGCGATCTCGGCCGCCGACGACGACCTGCTGTTCGGTGGGCTGAGGGTGGCCCGCTTCACGGTGTTCCCCTCCATCAACGAAGGCTTCGGTCTTCCGGTCGCGGAGTCGTTGGTGTGCGGCACCCCCGTCATCACGTCGAATTTCGGGTCGATGAAGGAGATTGCCGACGCCGGAGGTGGCGCCCTGCTCGTGGACCCGCGGGACGACAGCTCGATCGTCGACGCGATGCGTCGGCTCCTGACCGACGACGCCCTGCTCGCCGAGCTCACCCGCCAAGCCGAGAACCGCCCGGTCCGGACGTGGGACGATTACGCCACGGAGACCTGGGCGGCGCTGATGCACGAGGACGCACCGGTCCGCCGATCGAACGGAAACACCACCATATGA
- a CDS encoding glycosyltransferase family 4 protein, which produces MTAPDLATAAQAALAGRLRAVTPILAGTSGPDTAADPAVDAAILFEIVVSAVEDDLTDERVWLLMAALSAILPTRAEVDATRRRFQLDSAIDLRMHLLDTALARVQAAGTATTGIEVVVGEVLVDVDHSAKHDLHTGIQRVTRNLLPRWDTERSIVPVVWSLDNTALRRLSPAETSRVIRWGTVTPTTAATIDVAEPVTAEPPAVVVPWRSVVVLVEVPPGPANDRLAAIGSKSTNALVGIAYDVIPIVSADAVPPVESMKFARYLTAVKFASRMAGISAAATAEMRGFARMLPTQGLTGPVVSEVSLPAAGRQDPSARDSSRRDARVPMVLSVGSHEPRKNHLAILFAAERLWREGLAFSLQFIGGSGWGDEFPRVAADLKAAGRPLEVRKGVSDRDLNRALTDALFTVFPSLHEGYGLPVAESMAHGTPVITSDFGSMAEIAADGGAVTIDPRDDEQLVAAMRSLLTDPDRINRLRQEIADRPERGWAEYADELWAALVEPELARCTVAAADSRRMEGTR; this is translated from the coding sequence GTGACCGCTCCTGACCTCGCGACCGCCGCGCAGGCGGCGCTGGCCGGGCGGCTACGTGCCGTCACGCCGATCCTTGCCGGTACCTCGGGCCCGGACACCGCGGCCGACCCCGCGGTCGATGCGGCCATCCTGTTCGAGATCGTCGTGTCGGCCGTCGAGGACGACCTCACCGACGAACGGGTCTGGTTGCTGATGGCCGCGCTGTCGGCGATCCTGCCCACACGGGCCGAGGTCGACGCCACACGCCGACGTTTCCAACTCGACTCCGCCATCGACCTGCGGATGCACCTGCTCGACACCGCTCTGGCCCGGGTGCAGGCCGCCGGGACGGCGACCACCGGGATCGAAGTGGTCGTCGGGGAGGTTCTGGTCGACGTCGACCACTCGGCCAAGCACGATCTGCACACCGGCATCCAGCGGGTGACGCGCAATCTACTGCCCAGGTGGGACACCGAACGGTCGATCGTCCCGGTCGTTTGGTCATTGGACAACACCGCCCTTCGGCGGCTGTCCCCCGCGGAGACCAGTCGCGTCATCCGCTGGGGCACCGTGACCCCCACCACCGCGGCCACCATCGACGTGGCCGAGCCGGTGACGGCGGAGCCGCCGGCGGTGGTCGTCCCGTGGCGCAGCGTCGTGGTCCTGGTCGAAGTGCCGCCGGGCCCGGCCAACGACCGCCTGGCCGCTATCGGGTCCAAGTCCACCAACGCCCTGGTCGGCATCGCCTACGACGTCATTCCGATCGTCTCCGCCGACGCCGTACCTCCGGTCGAATCGATGAAGTTCGCGCGCTACCTCACCGCGGTCAAGTTCGCCTCCCGGATGGCCGGGATCTCCGCCGCGGCCACCGCCGAGATGCGCGGTTTCGCCCGGATGCTGCCGACCCAGGGCCTGACCGGTCCGGTCGTGAGTGAGGTGTCGCTGCCGGCCGCCGGCCGTCAGGATCCGTCCGCGAGGGATTCTTCCCGTCGCGACGCCCGGGTCCCGATGGTGCTGTCCGTCGGGAGTCACGAGCCCCGCAAGAACCACCTGGCGATCCTGTTTGCCGCCGAACGGCTGTGGAGAGAGGGTCTGGCCTTCTCGCTGCAGTTCATCGGAGGTAGCGGCTGGGGCGACGAGTTCCCCCGGGTCGCGGCGGATCTGAAGGCAGCCGGGCGACCACTGGAAGTGCGCAAGGGGGTCAGCGACCGCGACCTGAACCGGGCGCTGACCGACGCGCTGTTCACCGTGTTTCCGTCGCTCCACGAGGGCTACGGGCTTCCCGTCGCCGAGTCGATGGCCCACGGCACACCGGTGATCACCTCGGACTTCGGATCGATGGCCGAGATCGCGGCCGACGGGGGCGCGGTGACGATCGACCCGCGGGACGACGAGCAACTGGTCGCCGCCATGCGCTCACTGCTGACCGATCCCGACCGCATCAACCGCCTGCGGCAGGAGATCGCCGACCGGCCCGAACGCGGATGGGCGGAGTACGCCGACGAACTCTGGGCCGCGCTCGTCGAGCCGGAACTGGCTCGTTGCACCGTTGCCGCGGCGGACTCACGGCGGATGGAAGGCACGCGATGA
- a CDS encoding FkbM family methyltransferase → MTTAPFVSYAQNREDVILHRVLGDLTTGRYVDVGANDPVEDSVSKAFYDRGWSGVTVEPVHEFAERQRAERPRDIVVEAAINEQEGGTVEFLEVSDARLSTLVADIAEGHERNGWEVSRTQVPSRRLDAVLDEAGWGNETIHFLSIDTEGAEEAVLRSIDLSRFRPWVILVEATKPQSTEASHGDWEHLLLAADYRFAVFDGLSRFYLAAEKWDEYGDRISAPANVLDNYVTYRSMERETELERLSQATVDLNEALRVTSEDRDLIRASRDAIAVDRDRIAAAAREFERASAARDQQATDAIVRWRAAAFGAWSRAATSSATVTGVASSEELTFLRNHTHAVTMELAAMRNTLSWRITAPLRKVRRLGRLVGR, encoded by the coding sequence GTGACCACCGCTCCGTTCGTCTCCTATGCCCAGAACCGAGAGGACGTCATCCTTCATCGGGTACTGGGCGACCTCACGACCGGTCGATACGTCGATGTCGGGGCGAACGACCCCGTCGAGGACTCGGTGAGCAAGGCCTTCTACGACCGGGGCTGGTCCGGCGTCACGGTCGAGCCGGTACACGAGTTCGCCGAGCGCCAGCGGGCCGAGCGGCCGCGAGACATCGTCGTGGAGGCCGCGATCAACGAGCAGGAAGGCGGCACCGTCGAGTTCCTCGAGGTCAGTGACGCACGGCTCTCGACGCTGGTGGCCGACATCGCGGAGGGTCACGAGCGCAACGGCTGGGAGGTCTCCCGGACCCAGGTGCCGAGCCGTCGCCTGGACGCCGTCCTCGATGAGGCGGGCTGGGGCAACGAGACGATCCACTTCCTCTCGATCGACACCGAGGGGGCCGAGGAAGCTGTGCTGCGGAGCATCGACCTGTCGCGCTTCCGGCCGTGGGTGATCCTGGTCGAGGCGACCAAGCCGCAGAGCACCGAAGCCTCCCACGGGGACTGGGAACACCTGCTGCTGGCGGCCGACTACCGGTTCGCGGTGTTCGACGGGCTGTCGCGCTTCTACCTGGCCGCCGAGAAGTGGGACGAGTACGGCGACCGGATCAGCGCCCCCGCGAATGTGCTCGACAACTACGTCACCTACCGCTCGATGGAGCGGGAGACCGAGCTCGAGCGGCTGAGCCAGGCCACGGTCGATCTGAACGAGGCACTGCGCGTGACGTCGGAAGATCGTGACCTGATCCGGGCGTCGCGCGACGCGATCGCCGTGGACCGCGATCGGATCGCCGCTGCGGCAAGGGAATTCGAGCGGGCCAGTGCCGCGCGCGATCAACAGGCGACGGATGCGATCGTCCGCTGGCGTGCGGCCGCCTTCGGCGCTTGGAGCCGAGCCGCCACCAGTTCGGCCACCGTCACCGGGGTCGCCAGCAGCGAGGAACTGACCTTCCTCCGCAACCACACACATGCGGTCACCATGGAACTCGCGGCCATGCGGAACACCCTGTCGTGGCGGATCACGGCGCCATTGCGCAAGGTCCGCCGGCTCGGTCGGCTGGTCGGCCGGTGA
- the gmd gene encoding GDP-mannose 4,6-dehydratase — MPRALITGITGQDGLYLAELLLSKGYQVFGLIRGQNNPKRALVEAEVPGVTLLTGDITDLSSLIRAYNVAKPDEVYNLGAISFVAYSWENAALTSDVTGIGVLNMLEATRLYCGDDLTKVRFYQASSSEMFGKVQHVPQSESTLLWPRSPYGVAKVYGHYMTINYRESYGMHASSGILFNHESPRRGSEFVTRKVTRAVARISLGLQDKISLGNLDAKRDWGFAGDYVDAMWRMLQADEADDYVISTGETHSIRELLEVAFARVGITDWEQYVFIDPKFFRPAEVDLLIGDSTKAKEKLGWTPKVSFTELVNMMVDSDLAEQRALSGK; from the coding sequence ATGCCACGCGCCCTGATCACCGGAATCACCGGACAGGACGGCCTGTACCTGGCCGAACTGTTGCTGTCCAAGGGATACCAGGTGTTCGGACTGATCCGTGGGCAGAACAACCCCAAGCGGGCGCTCGTCGAGGCCGAAGTTCCGGGCGTGACGCTCCTGACGGGTGACATCACCGACCTCTCCAGCCTGATCCGGGCGTACAACGTGGCCAAGCCGGACGAGGTCTACAACCTCGGCGCCATTTCGTTCGTCGCCTACTCCTGGGAGAACGCCGCCCTGACCAGCGACGTCACCGGGATCGGCGTCCTCAACATGCTCGAGGCGACGCGCCTGTACTGCGGGGACGATCTGACCAAGGTGCGCTTCTACCAGGCGTCGTCGTCGGAGATGTTCGGCAAGGTTCAGCACGTGCCGCAGAGCGAATCGACCCTGCTGTGGCCGCGCTCGCCGTACGGCGTGGCCAAGGTCTACGGCCACTACATGACGATCAACTACCGCGAGTCGTACGGCATGCACGCCAGCTCGGGCATCCTGTTCAACCATGAGTCGCCGCGGCGCGGCAGCGAGTTCGTCACCCGCAAGGTGACGCGGGCCGTGGCGCGGATCAGCCTGGGACTGCAGGACAAGATCTCGCTCGGAAACCTCGATGCCAAGCGCGACTGGGGTTTCGCCGGTGACTACGTCGACGCCATGTGGCGGATGCTGCAGGCCGACGAGGCCGACGACTACGTGATCTCCACCGGTGAGACGCACTCGATCCGTGAGTTGCTGGAGGTCGCGTTCGCCCGGGTCGGCATCACCGACTGGGAGCAGTACGTGTTCATCGATCCGAAGTTCTTCCGCCCGGCCGAGGTCGATCTGCTGATCGGCGACTCGACCAAGGCCAAGGAGAAGCTCGGCTGGACCCCGAAGGTCTCGTTCACCGAACTGGTGAACATGATGGTCGACTCGGATCTGGCCGAGCAGCGCGCCCTTTCCGGCAAGTAG
- a CDS encoding GDP-mannose 4,6-dehydratase: MAKVFITGVSGQDGGYLAEQLLAAGDEVHGLVREQDRPTPDGSGPQLDAAHLHVADLTDGAAVTGLINEIDPDEIYNLAGMSSVARSWAEPVATGLVSGLAAATVLQAAWELSERRGRSVRVVQAASAEIFGNPAVSPQDESAPIAPVTPYGAAKAYAHHMVHVYRGRGLHAVSAILYNHESPRRPATFVTRKITRTAALIARGEADELVLGNLDARRDWGWAPDYVDAMVRAARAETPDDYVVATGVSRSVSEFVAAAFDRAGIQDWAKYVRVDPAFVRPVDAVDMVGDASRARNRLGWSPTKSFPEIVAAMVDTDLSN, translated from the coding sequence ATGGCCAAGGTCTTCATCACCGGTGTCTCCGGGCAGGACGGCGGATACCTGGCCGAGCAGTTGCTCGCCGCCGGGGACGAGGTACACGGGCTGGTCCGGGAGCAGGACCGCCCGACCCCCGACGGATCAGGGCCGCAGCTGGACGCGGCGCACCTACACGTGGCCGATCTCACCGACGGAGCCGCGGTGACCGGCCTGATCAACGAGATCGACCCCGACGAGATCTACAACCTGGCCGGCATGTCATCGGTGGCCCGATCCTGGGCCGAACCGGTGGCCACCGGCCTGGTGTCCGGCCTGGCGGCGGCGACCGTTCTCCAGGCGGCCTGGGAACTGTCGGAACGGCGAGGCCGTTCGGTCCGCGTCGTCCAGGCGGCGAGCGCCGAGATCTTCGGCAATCCCGCCGTCAGCCCACAGGACGAGTCGGCGCCGATCGCGCCGGTGACCCCGTACGGGGCGGCGAAGGCCTACGCGCATCACATGGTGCATGTGTACCGGGGGCGCGGGCTGCACGCGGTGTCGGCGATCCTCTACAACCACGAGTCCCCGCGGCGTCCCGCCACCTTCGTGACCCGCAAGATCACCCGGACCGCCGCCCTGATCGCCCGTGGTGAGGCGGACGAGCTGGTCCTGGGCAACCTCGACGCCCGTCGTGACTGGGGTTGGGCGCCCGACTACGTCGATGCCATGGTCCGGGCGGCTCGGGCCGAGACGCCGGATGACTACGTGGTGGCGACCGGCGTCTCCCGTTCGGTCTCCGAGTTCGTCGCCGCTGCGTTCGACCGGGCCGGGATCCAGGACTGGGCCAAGTACGTCAGGGTCGATCCGGCGTTCGTCCGGCCGGTCGACGCCGTCGATATGGTCGGGGATGCCTCGCGAGCACGGAACCGGCTCGGTTGGAGTCCGACCAAGTCGTTCCCGGAGATCGTCGCGGCGATGGTGGACACGGATCTGTCGAATTGA
- a CDS encoding GtrA family protein — translation MTTGNPGPDGDDAPTVPEQGLLLRLVHDQRLAFAVVGGLNTVIGFVAFALFSRWTSAWGGDVAVLLAQAVAIPIGFTMHRRFVFKVTGHVARDLGRFVMVNLIPITVNLVVLPVLTKGFGWPVLWSQVGFTLSWVVSSFFLHRSFSFHRSEADQLAAGAHPKPPRRAT, via the coding sequence TTGACGACGGGGAACCCAGGGCCGGACGGGGATGACGCCCCCACCGTGCCGGAGCAGGGCCTACTGCTCCGGTTGGTTCACGACCAACGGTTGGCTTTCGCCGTGGTCGGTGGGCTCAACACCGTCATCGGGTTCGTCGCTTTCGCGTTGTTCAGCCGCTGGACGTCGGCCTGGGGTGGCGACGTGGCGGTGTTGCTGGCGCAGGCGGTCGCCATCCCGATCGGGTTCACCATGCACCGGCGGTTCGTGTTCAAGGTGACCGGGCACGTCGCTCGTGATCTCGGTCGGTTCGTGATGGTCAACCTGATCCCGATCACCGTCAACCTGGTGGTGCTCCCCGTGCTGACCAAGGGGTTCGGCTGGCCGGTGCTGTGGTCCCAGGTCGGGTTCACCCTCTCCTGGGTGGTGTCGAGCTTCTTCCTGCACCGGTCCTTCTCCTTCCACCGCTCCGAGGCCGACCAGTTGGCGGCCGGAGCGCATCCGAAACCGCCGCGGAGGGCGACATGA